The Lates calcarifer isolate ASB-BC8 linkage group LG14, TLL_Latcal_v3, whole genome shotgun sequence genome has a segment encoding these proteins:
- the LOC108890742 gene encoding complement C1q-like protein 4, which translates to MACLEDRLKACEEKIADLMGKEKTMVAFSAAAEYGGAYGPFDGDTTLVYNALIANTGDAYSASTGVFTAPVEGVYCFIFSYHAGGHKFAHLALLKNGEAVIRTSDHASADTADNGGNAAVLELKTGDQVNVLLAAGSHVWASSHHTTFSGFLIHQM; encoded by the exons ATGGCGTGTTTGGAAGACAGACTGAAGGCCTGCGAAGAGAAGATTGCAGACCTGATGggaaaag agaaaaccatGGTGGcattcagtgcagcagcagaatacGGTGGTGCCTATGGCCCCTTCGATGGAGACACCACTCTGGTTTACAACGCCCTGATTGCAAACACTGGTGATGCCTACAGTGCATCTACAG GTGTCTTTACTGCACCTGTTGAaggtgtttattgttttatcttctCCTACCATGCTGGAGGACACAAATTTGCACACCTAGCACTGCTCAAGAACGGCGAGGCGGTTATTAGGACGTCTGATCATGCATCCGCCGACACAGCTGATAATGGAGGAAATGCAGCAGTCCTGGAGCTGAAGACAGGGGACCAGGTGAATGTTCTCCTGGCTGCAGGCTCTCATGTTTGGGCATCAAGTCACCACACCACCTTCAGTGGGTTTCTGATCCATCAAATGTGA
- the LOC108890741 gene encoding complement C1q-like protein 4, with protein sequence MAQLEARVKDCEEKIAELMRKEKTVVAFSAATEFGGAFGPFDEDKTVVYNMPTTNISNAYNTSTGVFTAPVAGVYCFAFFFRAEGDNAAKLVLVKDGHKIVATSDDRCRNDTADNGGNAAIVELKKDSEVYVRLVAGTHVWAGGQYTTFSGFLLHQN encoded by the exons ATGGCACAACTGGAAGCCAGAGTGAAGGACTGCGAAGAGAAGATTGCAGAACTGATGAGAAAAG agaaaaccgTGGTGGCGTTCAGTGCAGCAACAGAATTCGGTGGAGCCTTTGGACCCTTTGATGAAGACAAGACTGTGGTCTACAATATGCCGACTACAAACATCAGTAATGCCTACAATACATCTACAG gtgTGTTTACAGCACCTGTTGCAGGTGTTTACTGCTTTGCCTTCTTCTTCCGCGCTGAAGGAGATAATGCAGCAAAGCTGGTACTGGTGAAGGATGGCCACAAGATTGTTGCAACATCTGATGACAGATGCCGCAATGACACGGCTGATAATGGAGGAAATGCTGCCATTGTGGAGCTGAAGAAAGACAGCGAGGTGTATGTGCGCCTGGTTGCAGGTACTCATGTTTGGGCAGGAGGCCAGTACACCACCTTCAGTGGTTTTCTGCTCCATCAAAATTGA
- the LOC108890739 gene encoding complement C1q tumor necrosis factor-related protein 1-like, with protein sequence MEEKLAALETRLKASEQKIEELKIREKTIVAFSASAEYGGAHGPFDADTTLVYNTPIANFSDAYNKFTGVFVAPVAGVYHFVIFFQAGGQYAANLTLFKNGEPVVMTTDEAASYDSADTGGNAAVLELKKGDQLYVRMAKGSHVLAATQHTTFSGFLIRQM encoded by the exons ATGGAAGAAAAACTGGCAGCTCTTGAAACCAGGCTGAAGGCCAGCGAACAAAAGATTGAGGAACTGAAGATTAGAG agaaaaccatTGTGGCATTCAGCGCATCGGCAGAATATGGTGGTGCCCATGGACCCTTTGACGCAGACACAACTCTGGTTTACAATACCCCGATTGCAAACTTTAGTGATGCCTACAATAAATTTACAG gtgtgtttgttgcacCTGTTGCAGGCGTTTACCACTTCGTCATCTTCTTCCAGGCTGGAGGACAATATGCAGCAAACCTGACTCTGTTCAAGAACGGAGAGCCAGTCGTTATGACAACCGATGAAGCAGCCAGCTATGACAGTGCAGACACTGGAGGAAATGCAGCGGTCCTGGAGCTGAAGAAAGGGGACCAGCTGTATGTGCGCATGGCTAAAGGCAGCCATGTTTTGGCAGCAACCCAGCACACCACCTTCAGTGGTTTTCTGATCCGTCAAATGTGA
- the vbp1 gene encoding prefoldin subunit 3 — MAATIDNSNAVQATKKKHLGIPEAAFVEDVDSFMKQPGNETADAALRRLDEQYQKYKYMELNLSQKKLRLKNQIPQITQTLEILRHMQKKKETTEPMETHFLLADNVYCKASVPPTDKVCLWLGANVMLEYDIDEAQALLEKNLSTASRNLETLVEDLDFLRDQFTTIEVNMARVYNWDVKRRSKENLLKSADKS; from the exons ATGGCAGCGACCATAGACAACAGCAATGCCGTTCAGGCGACAAAGAAAAAGCACCTCGGGATCCCTGAAGCGGCGTTTGTG GAGGACGTCGACTCTTTTATGAAGCAGCCCGGCAACGAGACGGCAGATGCAGCGCTGAGGAGGCTGGATGAACAGTACcagaaatataaatacatgGAGCTCAACCTGTCTCAGAAGAAactcag gTTGAAAAACCAGATCCCACAAATCACACAGACGCTAGAAATCCTACGACACatgcagaagaagaag GAAACCACAGAGCCCATGGAGACACACTTCCTATTGGCTGACAATGTTTACTGCAAGGCCTCAGTGCCGCCCACTGACAAAGTCTGCCTATGGTTAGGG GCCAACGTCATGTTAGAGTACGACATTGACGAAGCCCAAGCTCTCCTAGAGAAGAACCTGTCCACAGCATCTCGTAACCTAGAGACACTCGTGGAGGATCTGGATTTCCTGCGAGACCAGTTCACCACCATCGAAGTCA ACATGGCACGAGTCTACAACTGGGACGTCAAGAGAAGGAGCAAAGAAAACCTCCTCAAATCAGCAGACAAGTCTTAA